The nucleotide sequence CTCCGGAGAGCCCTGCGGTAGAGGCTGGGGAGCCCTTTTCCCTGGGCGGCGGCGAGCCGGAGGCGGGTTCCGAAGACGTGCCGGTGATTCCCACGGCGACGGCGCCGGAGGCCTTTCCTCCCAGCGCCGAGACCCCGGACGTGTTCAGCTTTCAGACCGAGGACGAAGGCGACGATAAGGCGGCGGAGCCGATAGCCCCCGAGACTTCCGAGACCTCCGAGGCCGGCGGTGGCGGCACCGATTTCCGCCTCGATTTGGATGCTGAAGACGAGCTGGGAGACGACGAGATCGACCAGGAGATCGCCCTGCCCAGCACCGAGCCGGCCGCCGAGGATGAAACACCGCCGGCTTTCGCCGCGGGAGTGGCTCCGGAGCCCAGCTTCGTCGAGCCGAAAGAGGTGCAGGAAGCCGCCGAGGAAGAGCCGGCGGTGGAAGCCGCGGCGGAAGCGGAAGAGACTGAGGACGGCGACGAAGAGGCTGAAGAGATTCCCGCCGGAGCGCTCACCGAAGAGGACCTGGAGCGCATCGCCCGCCGGGTTGCCGACCTGGTCGGGGAGCATCTGGTGCGTGAGGTCGCCTGGGAAGTGGTTCCGGACCTCGCCGAGGTGATCATCAAGGACCGGTTGCGGGAGCTGGAGAGCCAGGTAGAGTAGCCAGAGCAGCCAAGGACTCTTCTTCCCTCGATTCGGTACCGGCCTCGCGGCCGCTTACAGCTCGAAGGGGGGCATGGCCCCCACCGGTCTCCCAAGGCTTCACCATCGACGACTTACGACCCGACCGCCCCCGCGGCGATCCCCAGGGCATCAGCCTCGATAGCGATTCTTCTCCCCTAGCAAGTCTCCTTCGGCAAGCCGTTCCCCAGCGAACCCTTGGAAGCAAGCGAGCCCTTGGAAGCAGGAGCCTCCGATGAAAAAGCATTTCGATCCCTCCTCCTACGAGCAGAAATGGCAGCGCCACTGGTCCCAGGAGGGCTTCTTCCGGGCGACGACGGACCCGGACAAGCCGAGCTTCTGCATCATGATTCCGCCACCCAACGTCACCGGCAAGCTGCACATCGGCCACGCTCTGCAGTCGGCGTTGGAGGACGCCCTGGTGCGCTGGCGGCGGATGCAGGGATACAACGCCCTGTGGCTGCCGGGCACCGACCACGCCGGCATCGCCACCCAGCTGATGGTGGAGCGCAAGCTGGAATCGGAGGGCAGTAGCCGGCTGGAAATCGGCCGCGAGCGCTTCCTGGAGGAGACCTGGGCGTGGAAGAAGGACTACCACGGCAATATCCGCCACCAGCTGGATCAGCTGGGAGCCAGCTGTGATTGGACCCGCGAGCGTTTCACCCTCGACGAGCAGCTGTCGGAGGCGGTGAAGGAAGCCTTCGTGCGGCTCTACGACGAAGGACTGATCTACCGCGGCGAGTACATCGTCAATTGGTCGCCGGTGCTGCAAACCGCCATCTCCGACCTCGAGGTGGAGATGAAGCAGGTGCAGGGCAAGCTCTACCACGTGGCCTATCCGGTGGAGGGTAGCGACGAGCGCATCGTGGTGGCCACCACGCGCCCCGAGACCATGTTGGGGGACTCCGGCATCGCGATGCACCCGGAGGACGAGCGCTATGGCCACCTCCAGGGCCAGGCCGCCATCCTGCCCTTGGTGGGACGCCGGCTGCCCTTCGTCTGCGACGAGGTGGTCGATCGGGACTTCGGTACCGGCCTGGTCAAGGTCACCCCCTTCCACGATCCCAACGACTTCGAGATGGGCCAGCGCCACGACCTGGAGAGCATCCAGGTCATCGGCCGCGACGGCCGCATGACCGAGGAGGCGGGGGAGGACTTCGCCGGCATGGACCGCTTCGAGGCCCGCAAGGCGGTGGTGCAGCGGCTGGAGGAAGAGGGCTTCCTGGTCAAGGTGGAGCCCCACCTGCACAACGTCGGCCACAGCCAGCGAGGCGGCGAGCCGGTGGAACCCATGGTCTCCACCCAATGGTTCTGCGATGTCTCGAGCATGGCGCAGAAGGCCCTGGAGGCGGTGGAGAAGGGGGACCTGCGGCTGATCCCCGACAGCTGGGACAAGACCTGGGCCCACTGGCTGGAGAATATTCGCCCCTGGTGCATCTCCCGCCAGCTGTGGTGGGGCCATCGGGTTCCGGCCTGGTACACGGCGGACGGCGAGGTGGTGGTGGCCCGGGATCGGGAGGCGGCGGTGGCCCAGGCGGGCACCGACGAGCTGACCCGGGACGACGACGTCCTGGACACCTGGTTCTCCTCCGCCCTGTGGCCGTTTTCCACCCTCGGCTGGCCGGAAGAGACGGTGGATTTCAAGACCTTCTATCCCACCGACGTGCTGATCACCGGCTACGACATCCTCTTCTTCTGGGTCGCCCGCATGGTGATGAGCGGTCTGCACTTCACCGGCGAGCTGCCGTTCTCGGCGGTGCATCTCACCGGCCTGGTGCGCGACGCCGACGGCCAGAAAATGTCCAAGACCCGGGGCAATACCGTCGATCCTCTGGACCTGGTGGAGGAGCACGGTGCCGATGCCCTTCGGTTCACCCTCTGCGCCCTCGACGTGCCGGGGCGGGATATTCCCCTGGATCACGAGCGCATCGCCGGCTACCGCGCCTTCGGCAACAAGATCTGGAACGCCACCCGCTTCGCCCTGTCGCGGGTGGGGGACGCGAAGGTGCAGTCGGAGCTCGACGTGGCGGAGCTGGAGGAGCCGGAACGCTGGATTCTGAGCCGCCTGTCCACCACCGCCGAGGAGGTGTCCCAGAAGCTCGAGACGTTCCGCTTCGACGAGGCCTGCAACCGCATCTACCACTTCTTCTGGCACGAGCTCTGCGATTGGTACCTGGAGCTGTGCAAGCCGTCCCTGAGCGGAGACGCGGTGCGTCCGCAGGTGGGGGACGTGGTGCTGACGGCGCTGGACCGCAGTCTGCGCCTGCTCCATCCCCTCATGCCCTTCCTCACCGAGGAATTGTGGCAGCGGCTCCCCGGCCACGAGGCCATCCATCCCGACACCATCGTTCTGGCCCCTTACCCGAAAGCGGAGGAGGGCTGGCAGGACGCCGCCGCCGAGCAGCGCATGGAGCTGCTCATCGAGCTCATCACCCGGGTGCGTTCGGTGCGCCAGGAGCTCAACCTGCCGGCGTCGGCGGAGGTGCATCTCTATCTGCGCACGGAGGATGGGGAGCTCGACGCCTTCCTCGAACGCCAGCGCCCGCTGCTGGCCTTCCTCGGCCGTCTCGCCGCCATCGACCATGGGGAAGCTCCGGAAGGTGCCAGCCGCGATCTCGTGGGCGGCGTCGAGATGGCCCTGGTGGCCGAGCGTCAGCCC is from Acidobacteriota bacterium and encodes:
- a CDS encoding response regulator, whose translation is MAKTILLADDSVMIQKVIELTFIGEDFQVDSVSSGDDALERLDAGAPDVVIADVHMHESASGYAVARKSKDLYPQVPVLLLVGSFEPFDEQEFADCGADRYLKKPFESEELERLVTDLMAQSGGAASADAAAPPPAPQPAVEESPPEPLAFDQFEDLESPAASPAPESPAVEAGEPFSLGGGEPEAGSEDVPVIPTATAPEAFPPSAETPDVFSFQTEDEGDDKAAEPIAPETSETSEAGGGGTDFRLDLDAEDELGDDEIDQEIALPSTEPAAEDETPPAFAAGVAPEPSFVEPKEVQEAAEEEPAVEAAAEAEETEDGDEEAEEIPAGALTEEDLERIARRVADLVGEHLVREVAWEVVPDLAEVIIKDRLRELESQVE
- a CDS encoding valine--tRNA ligase — translated: MKKHFDPSSYEQKWQRHWSQEGFFRATTDPDKPSFCIMIPPPNVTGKLHIGHALQSALEDALVRWRRMQGYNALWLPGTDHAGIATQLMVERKLESEGSSRLEIGRERFLEETWAWKKDYHGNIRHQLDQLGASCDWTRERFTLDEQLSEAVKEAFVRLYDEGLIYRGEYIVNWSPVLQTAISDLEVEMKQVQGKLYHVAYPVEGSDERIVVATTRPETMLGDSGIAMHPEDERYGHLQGQAAILPLVGRRLPFVCDEVVDRDFGTGLVKVTPFHDPNDFEMGQRHDLESIQVIGRDGRMTEEAGEDFAGMDRFEARKAVVQRLEEEGFLVKVEPHLHNVGHSQRGGEPVEPMVSTQWFCDVSSMAQKALEAVEKGDLRLIPDSWDKTWAHWLENIRPWCISRQLWWGHRVPAWYTADGEVVVARDREAAVAQAGTDELTRDDDVLDTWFSSALWPFSTLGWPEETVDFKTFYPTDVLITGYDILFFWVARMVMSGLHFTGELPFSAVHLTGLVRDADGQKMSKTRGNTVDPLDLVEEHGADALRFTLCALDVPGRDIPLDHERIAGYRAFGNKIWNATRFALSRVGDAKVQSELDVAELEEPERWILSRLSTTAEEVSQKLETFRFDEACNRIYHFFWHELCDWYLELCKPSLSGDAVRPQVGDVVLTALDRSLRLLHPLMPFLTEELWQRLPGHEAIHPDTIVLAPYPKAEEGWQDAAAEQRMELLIELITRVRSVRQELNLPASAEVHLYLRTEDGELDAFLERQRPLLAFLGRLAAIDHGEAPEGASRDLVGGVEMALVAERQPMGEAERQRLQKEAEQVAGQIRGAEARLSNEQFLAKAPDHVVEGNRKQLAELKERHQHLLASLEEG